The Candidatus Omnitrophota bacterium genome has a window encoding:
- a CDS encoding WD40 repeat domain-containing protein — protein sequence TDGRPLFRLQNPSGAVLDIAVMGDDALAIGDRGGAVSVWNLSQRKIMQSHRLPIEGIRLLAFSANDSTLATADRDGYVRLWDLHALP from the coding sequence TGACCGATGGCCGTCCGCTCTTCCGGCTTCAAAATCCCAGCGGCGCCGTTCTGGATATCGCCGTCATGGGAGACGATGCGCTGGCGATCGGAGATCGCGGCGGCGCGGTCAGCGTCTGGAATTTGTCACAGCGAAAAATAATGCAATCGCATCGCTTGCCCATCGAGGGGATTCGCTTGCTGGCCTTTTCCGCCAATGACTCTACGCTCGCAACAGCCGATCGGGATGGTTATGTGCGGCTGTGGGATTTGCATGCGTTGCCATAA